From the genome of Spinacia oleracea cultivar Varoflay chromosome 2, BTI_SOV_V1, whole genome shotgun sequence, one region includes:
- the LOC110789429 gene encoding uncharacterized protein translates to MPGDQQTEPATNPNSAYYLSNNDLNAPKLVNIVFEGKCFNDWKRSMIIALSARNKLCFVDGSLNQPAANSPNFRIWNRCNDLVISWILASLEPSIGRSVLYLRTAREIWLDLEERFCQSSGPQLYTIQQQLNDLNHEENEEISSFFTKIKLLWDQLDGLDPIPACVCTGCSCTLTLKLLKIQQNQRLIQFLMKLSQKFDHSKSSILMMNPLPTISKAYGLLLQEEQQKGVYINKTQPTESAAFATRRFNENNKPYRNVYTPGNNNISHNTAGQARNYSYNRNNLFCEHCRMKNHTIDKCWKLHGYPKDFKNKGKRVAASAQLEYYAYKDKQSEEDSGMIHATFTEE, encoded by the coding sequence ATGCCTGGAGATCAACAAACTGAACCTGCTACAAATCCAAATTCAGCCTATTACTTGAGCAATAATGATTTGAATGCTCCCAAATTGGTTAATATAGTGTTTGAAGGTAAATGTTTCAATGATTGGAAACGTTCGATGATAATAGCTTTATCAGCAAGAAACAAGCTGTGTTTTGTTGATGGTAGCTTAAATCAGCCAGCTGCAAACTCTCCTAATTTCAGAATATGGAATAGATGcaatgatttggtcatttcctGGATTTTAGCTTCTTTAGAACCTTCAATTGGCAGAAGTGTTTTGTATCTCAGAACTGCAAGGGAGATATGGCTTGATCTGGAAGAAAGATTCTGTCAATCTTCTGGTCCACAGTTATATACCATACAACAGCAATTGAATGATCTTAATCATGAAGAAAATGAGGAGATCTCAAGTTTTTTCACTAAAATTAAGCTATTATGGGATCAGCTTGATGGATTAGATCCTATACCAGCCTGTGTATGCACTGGATGTAGTTGCACACTCACCTTGAAATTGCTGAAAATACAGCAGAACCAGAGATTGATTCAGTTTTTAATGAAACTGAGTCAGAAGTTTGATCACTCCAAAAGTTCAATTCTCATGATGAATCCACTTCCTACCATTTCGAAAGCTTATGGATTATTGCTTCAGGAGGAACAACAGAAAGGAGTTTACATTAACAAAACACAGCCTACTGAATCAGCAGCTTTTGCCACAAGGAGATTCAATGAAAACAATAAGCCATATAGAAATGTGTACACACCAGGGAACAACAATATTTCACATAACACAGCTGGTCAAGCTAGAAACTACAGCTACAACAGGAACAATTTGTTCTGTGAGCATTGTAGAATGAAGAATCATACAATTGACAAATGCTGGAAATTGCATGGCTATCCTAAAGACTTCAAGAACAAAGGCAAAAGAGTAGCAGCTTCAGCTCAATTGGAATATTATGCATACAAAGATAAACAAAGTGAAGAGGATTCGGGCATGATACATGCCACATTTACTGAAGAATAG